A region of Salvelinus namaycush isolate Seneca chromosome 9, SaNama_1.0, whole genome shotgun sequence DNA encodes the following proteins:
- the LOC120054043 gene encoding ADP-ribosylation factor-like protein 1 encodes MGGFFSSLFSGLFGTREMRILILGLDGAGKTTILYRLQVGEVVTTIPTIGFNVETVTYKNLKFQVWDLGGQTSIRPYWRCYYSNTDAVIYVVDSSDRDRMGISKSELVAMLEEEELKKAILVVFANKQDMEQAMTPTEVANSLGLPALKDRKWQIFKTSATKGTGLDEAMEWLVESLKSGQ; translated from the exons ATGG GTGGGTTCTTCTCCAGTCTTTTTTCTGGCCTGTTTGGCACCAGGGAAATGAGGATACTGATCCTGGGGTTGGATGGAGCTGGGAAAACCACAATCCTTTACAGACTTCAAGTTGGGGAGGTCGTCACCACTATTCCCA CCATTGGTTTCAACGTGGAAACAGTGACATACAAGAATCTGAAGTTCCAGGTGTGGGATCTTGGAGGGCAGACCAGTATTAG gcCTTACTGGCGCTGCTACTACTCCAACACTGATGCTGTTATCTATGTAGTGGACAGCAGTGACAGGGACAGGATGGGAATCTCCAAGTCTGAACTGGTGGCTATGCTTGAG GAGGAGGAGCTGAAGAAGGCTATACTGGTGGTGTTTGCCAACAAGCAAGACATGGAGCAGGCCATGACTCCCACTGAGGTCGCCAATTCCCTGGGCCTGCCAGCACTCAAAGACAGAAAGTGGCAGATCTTCAAGACCTCCGCCACCAAGGGAACAGGGTTGGACGAGGCCATGGAATG GCTGGTGGAGTCTCTCAAGAGCGGACAGTAA
- the LOC120054045 gene encoding uncharacterized protein LOC120054045 isoform X1 has product MESTMDPTPNVTDNLYKMTEEDVKRLIELRSSNEALFTGKRNAAKVAWNAILKGLGLEGKLTADQIAKKWENLKTRYKDLKYPFLGKDTVSTSIASWPWFQLMDEAMEGRLFNSAHVLAVESLCGEDPGAPSPLTNEREQGTEGADILEFLIKTEMEDSAGTGNLENNATVNTDATQTGAPTTMGWRRMSECSYKMTEQETERMIKLRAVNEALFTGRKHTAKPAWRAILNVLGLQGKVTTDQLAKKWDNLKRRYKELKCPARGMESNPNSWPWFYRMNDAVEGRFAGCAPILTPVVEEGDEEFEPSPPPRKRARRTPGRGGMSEFLTESEMDELVETEDRNGAAMFPGAAIGEYHRTTEFSYKLTEEDTKRLIELRASNEALFTGKRNTAKPAWRAIVKEMGLAGKLSADQVSKKWDNLKTKFKDLKYPPRGMENQSSPASWPWFQLMNDAFEGRLAGRAPKITPVWMSEEDYLFVSSPMPTERDPCPMPESSGISELEEAMGPGDTDVDGTVTFIDASGEECPTPLEFSYKMTEQDTRRLIKLRAANEVLFTGRRNAAKTAWKAILKELGLLGKVSTYQVAKKWDNLKRRYKDLKYPPVGMESMADNAASWPWFYLMNEAMEGRLAASGPVLTPITDGDDPKPSPLQPIQSRGRPLLDRGDTTLEYDQEMYADPATEECHRATAECERALREERLGRGPAGATAAHKGVTLEREWEMVERERAAIEGDRAAVDRERQWLESERANLARERMLLEQDRMVLGREREAFESQRAAVVMNSATVVHTGHINHCGMGM; this is encoded by the exons ATGGAGTCAACGATGGACCCAACGCCTAATGTCACAGATAACTTGTATAAAA TGACTGAAGAGGACGTCAAGAGGTTAATAGAACTGCGTTCCTCCAATGAGGCTCTTTTCACAGGAAAAAGAAATGCTGCCAAGGTTGCCTGGAA TGCAATTCTAAAGGGATTAGGTCTTGAGGGAAAGCTGACAGCTGACCAGATTGCCAAAAAGTGGGAAAATCTGAAGACTAGATACAAG GATTTAAAATACCCTTTTCTTGGCAAGGACACTGTTTCTACTAGCATAGCCTCCTGGCCATGGTTCCAACTTATGGATGAGGCCATGGAAGGACGCCTCTTCAACAGCGCCCACGTTTTGGCGGTGGAATCTTTGTGTGGTGAGGATCCAGGTGCTCCCTCGCCATTAACCAACGAGAGAGAACAGGGGACCGAGGGTGCTGACATTTTGGAGTTCTTGATCAAAACGGAGATGGAGGACAGTGCAGGGACAGGGAATTTGGAAAACAATGCAACAGTTAACACTGATGCAACTCAGACTGGGGCCCCTACTACTATGGGCTGGCGAAGAATGTCAGAATGCTCATATAAAA TGACAGAGCAGGAGACGGAGAGAATGATAAAGCTGCGTGCTGTGAATGAGGCCCTCTTCACAGGCAGAAAACATACTGCGAAGCCAGCCTGGAG AGCTATTTTGAATGTGTTGGGTCTTCAGGGAAAGGTGACTACTGACCAGCTAGCCAAAAAGTGGGATAATCTCAAGAGGCGATATAAG GAGTTGAAATGTCCAGCCCGCGGCATGGAGAGCAACCCAAATTCCTGGCCCTGGTTCTACCGCATGAATGATGCTGTCGAGGGGCGTTTCGCCGGCTGCGCCCCCATCCTGACGCCAGTAGTAGAGGAGGGTGATGAGGAGTTTGAGCCCTCTCCACCACCAAGGAAGAGGGCTCGTCGCACACCAGGGAGGGGGGGGATGTCGGAGTTCTTGACAGAGTCAGAAATGGATGAGCTTGTAGAAACGGAGGATAGGAACGGTGCAGCCATGTTCCCAGGGGCCGCCATAGGGGAGTATCACAGGACCACGGAATTCTCATATAAGC TGACCGAGGAGGACACCAAGAGATTGATAGAGCTGCGTGCATCTAATGAGGCTCTTTTCACAGGAAAGAGAAATACTGCCAAGCCTGCATGGAG GGCAATAGTAAAAGAGATGGGCCTCGCAGGCAAGTTGTCTGCTGATCAGGTCTCTAAAAAGTGGGACAACCTGAAGACAAAATTCAAG GACTTGAAGTACCCGCCACGTGGCATGGAGAACCAGAGCAGCCCTGCCTCCTGGCCTTGGTTCCAACTTATGAACGATGCCTTCGAGGGCCGACTGGCCGGGAGAGCCCCCAAAATAACGCCTGTATGGATGAGCGAGGAAGACTACTTGTTTGTATCCTCACCGATGCCTACAGAGAGAGACCCGTGTCCCATGCCAGAGAGTAGTGGGATTTCGGAGCTGGAAGAGGCAATGGGACCAGGGGACACAGATGTGGATGGAACGGTTACGTTCATCGATGCCAGTGGAGAGGAGTGCCCCACACCTTTGGAATTCTCCTATAAAA TGACAGAGCAGGATACGAGGAGGCTGATCAAGTTGCGGGCTGCCAATGAGGTTCTCTTCACTGGGAGGCGAAATGCTGCCAAGACTGCATGGAA GGCCATTTTAAAAGAGTTGGGTCTCCTGGGAAAGGTGTCAACTTACCAGGTGGCCAAGAAGTGGGACAACTTAAAGAGGAGATATAAG GACCTGAAGTACCCTCCTGTGGGCATGGAGAGCATGGCAGACAATGCTGCTTCCTGGCCATGGTTCTACCTCATGAACGAGGCCATGGAGGGCCGCCTCGCTGCCAGCGGACCTGTCCTGACCCCTATAACGGATGGCGACGACCCAAAGCCTTCCCCTTTGCAGCCCATTCAAAGTAGAGGACGCCCGTTGCTGGACAGGGGCGACACCACACTGGAGTACGACCAAGAGATGTATGCGGACCCCGCCACAGAAGAGTGCCACCGGGCCACAGCGGAGTGTGAGAGggccctgagagaggagaggttggGTAGGGGGCCAGCTGGTGCCACTGCTGCTCACAAGGGAGTgacactggagagagagtgggagatggtggagagggagagggcagcGATAGAGGGGGATAGAGCGGCAGTGGACAGAGAGCGGCAGTGgctggagagcgagagagccaaCTTGGCAAGAGAGAGGATGCTGTTGGAACAGGACAGGATGgtcctggggagagagagagaggcctttgAGAGCCAGAGGGCAGCAGTGGTGATGAACAGCGCTACAGTGGTGCACACTGGACACATCAACCACTGTGGGATGGGGATGTAG
- the LOC120054045 gene encoding uncharacterized protein LOC120054045 isoform X2, which produces MDEAMEGRLFNSAHVLAVESLCGEDPGAPSPLTNEREQGTEGADILEFLIKTEMEDSAGTGNLENNATVNTDATQTGAPTTMGWRRMSECSYKMTEQETERMIKLRAVNEALFTGRKHTAKPAWRAILNVLGLQGKVTTDQLAKKWDNLKRRYKELKCPARGMESNPNSWPWFYRMNDAVEGRFAGCAPILTPVVEEGDEEFEPSPPPRKRARRTPGRGGMSEFLTESEMDELVETEDRNGAAMFPGAAIGEYHRTTEFSYKLTEEDTKRLIELRASNEALFTGKRNTAKPAWRAIVKEMGLAGKLSADQVSKKWDNLKTKFKDLKYPPRGMENQSSPASWPWFQLMNDAFEGRLAGRAPKITPVWMSEEDYLFVSSPMPTERDPCPMPESSGISELEEAMGPGDTDVDGTVTFIDASGEECPTPLEFSYKMTEQDTRRLIKLRAANEVLFTGRRNAAKTAWKAILKELGLLGKVSTYQVAKKWDNLKRRYKDLKYPPVGMESMADNAASWPWFYLMNEAMEGRLAASGPVLTPITDGDDPKPSPLQPIQSRGRPLLDRGDTTLEYDQEMYADPATEECHRATAECERALREERLGRGPAGATAAHKGVTLEREWEMVERERAAIEGDRAAVDRERQWLESERANLARERMLLEQDRMVLGREREAFESQRAAVVMNSATVVHTGHINHCGMGM; this is translated from the exons ATGGATGAGGCCATGGAAGGACGCCTCTTCAACAGCGCCCACGTTTTGGCGGTGGAATCTTTGTGTGGTGAGGATCCAGGTGCTCCCTCGCCATTAACCAACGAGAGAGAACAGGGGACCGAGGGTGCTGACATTTTGGAGTTCTTGATCAAAACGGAGATGGAGGACAGTGCAGGGACAGGGAATTTGGAAAACAATGCAACAGTTAACACTGATGCAACTCAGACTGGGGCCCCTACTACTATGGGCTGGCGAAGAATGTCAGAATGCTCATATAAAA TGACAGAGCAGGAGACGGAGAGAATGATAAAGCTGCGTGCTGTGAATGAGGCCCTCTTCACAGGCAGAAAACATACTGCGAAGCCAGCCTGGAG AGCTATTTTGAATGTGTTGGGTCTTCAGGGAAAGGTGACTACTGACCAGCTAGCCAAAAAGTGGGATAATCTCAAGAGGCGATATAAG GAGTTGAAATGTCCAGCCCGCGGCATGGAGAGCAACCCAAATTCCTGGCCCTGGTTCTACCGCATGAATGATGCTGTCGAGGGGCGTTTCGCCGGCTGCGCCCCCATCCTGACGCCAGTAGTAGAGGAGGGTGATGAGGAGTTTGAGCCCTCTCCACCACCAAGGAAGAGGGCTCGTCGCACACCAGGGAGGGGGGGGATGTCGGAGTTCTTGACAGAGTCAGAAATGGATGAGCTTGTAGAAACGGAGGATAGGAACGGTGCAGCCATGTTCCCAGGGGCCGCCATAGGGGAGTATCACAGGACCACGGAATTCTCATATAAGC TGACCGAGGAGGACACCAAGAGATTGATAGAGCTGCGTGCATCTAATGAGGCTCTTTTCACAGGAAAGAGAAATACTGCCAAGCCTGCATGGAG GGCAATAGTAAAAGAGATGGGCCTCGCAGGCAAGTTGTCTGCTGATCAGGTCTCTAAAAAGTGGGACAACCTGAAGACAAAATTCAAG GACTTGAAGTACCCGCCACGTGGCATGGAGAACCAGAGCAGCCCTGCCTCCTGGCCTTGGTTCCAACTTATGAACGATGCCTTCGAGGGCCGACTGGCCGGGAGAGCCCCCAAAATAACGCCTGTATGGATGAGCGAGGAAGACTACTTGTTTGTATCCTCACCGATGCCTACAGAGAGAGACCCGTGTCCCATGCCAGAGAGTAGTGGGATTTCGGAGCTGGAAGAGGCAATGGGACCAGGGGACACAGATGTGGATGGAACGGTTACGTTCATCGATGCCAGTGGAGAGGAGTGCCCCACACCTTTGGAATTCTCCTATAAAA TGACAGAGCAGGATACGAGGAGGCTGATCAAGTTGCGGGCTGCCAATGAGGTTCTCTTCACTGGGAGGCGAAATGCTGCCAAGACTGCATGGAA GGCCATTTTAAAAGAGTTGGGTCTCCTGGGAAAGGTGTCAACTTACCAGGTGGCCAAGAAGTGGGACAACTTAAAGAGGAGATATAAG GACCTGAAGTACCCTCCTGTGGGCATGGAGAGCATGGCAGACAATGCTGCTTCCTGGCCATGGTTCTACCTCATGAACGAGGCCATGGAGGGCCGCCTCGCTGCCAGCGGACCTGTCCTGACCCCTATAACGGATGGCGACGACCCAAAGCCTTCCCCTTTGCAGCCCATTCAAAGTAGAGGACGCCCGTTGCTGGACAGGGGCGACACCACACTGGAGTACGACCAAGAGATGTATGCGGACCCCGCCACAGAAGAGTGCCACCGGGCCACAGCGGAGTGTGAGAGggccctgagagaggagaggttggGTAGGGGGCCAGCTGGTGCCACTGCTGCTCACAAGGGAGTgacactggagagagagtgggagatggtggagagggagagggcagcGATAGAGGGGGATAGAGCGGCAGTGGACAGAGAGCGGCAGTGgctggagagcgagagagccaaCTTGGCAAGAGAGAGGATGCTGTTGGAACAGGACAGGATGgtcctggggagagagagagaggcctttgAGAGCCAGAGGGCAGCAGTGGTGATGAACAGCGCTACAGTGGTGCACACTGGACACATCAACCACTGTGGGATGGGGATGTAG